In one window of Oryzias melastigma strain HK-1 linkage group LG5, ASM292280v2, whole genome shotgun sequence DNA:
- the LOC112139998 gene encoding protein SSUH2 homolog: MEPCNTFRYRLETFTEYRSSEQARKPHEGEVADFYTQPAPQPWEVQATPTKFFTDEKKEIRVPFTSTVQDCSECQAKGKIPCKKCDGKGYRACSLCDGSGRRDDEVCSHCSASGKDRCGSCSGTGQKKCELCDGKCRLLSYIKLKVEWTNHVDNLVVQDQSGLKSDCLQSVSGKELFKNSGFMAYPLLGFPNPAISDASERLTREHQSKYAQNSRILQQRQTVELIPVTKVNYKWKDHAYSFIVYGSERKVQADDYPDSCVCCVIL, translated from the exons ATGGAGCCGTGCAACACCTTCAGG TATCGTCTGGAGACGTTTACAGAATACAGGTCCAGTGAGCAGGCCCGCAAGCCTCATGAAG GTGAAGTGGCTGATTTCTACACCCAGCCTGCTCCTCAGCCATGGGAGGTGCAGGCCACGCCCACTAAGTTCTTCACAGACGAGAAGAAGGAGATTCGTGTTCCCTTCACCTCCACTGTCCAG GACTGCAGCGAGTGCCAAGCCAAAGGAAAGATTCCCTGCAAAAAATGTGATGGAAAAGGATAT AGGGCGTGCTCGCTGTGTGATGGCAGCGGGAGGCGTGACGATGAAGTCTGCTCTCACTGCAGCGCCTCAGGAAAGGACAG GTGTGGATCCTGCAGTGGAACAGGACAGAAGAAGTGTGAGCTCTGTGATGGGAAGTGTCGCCTGCTGTCCTACATCAAGCTAAAAGTGGAGTG GACAAACCATGTGGACAACCTTGTGGTCCAGGACCAGTCAGGTCTGAAATCCGATTGCCTTCAGTCCGTGAGCGGCAAAGAGCTTTTCAAGAACAGTGGATTCATG GCCTACCCTCTGCTCGGGTTTCCAAACCCAGCCATCTCCGACGCCTCTGAGCGTCTGACCAGAGAACACCAGTCCAAGTATGCCCAGAACTCCAGGATCTTACAGCAG AGGCAGACTGTTGAACTGATTCCTGTCACCAAGGTCAACTACAAGTGGAAAGACCACGCCTACTCCTTCATCGTTTATGGAAGTGAGCGTAAAGTCCAAGCAGACGATTATCCAGATTCCTGTGTTTGCTGCGTCATCCTCTAG